The Actinomadura sp. WMMB 499 genome includes a window with the following:
- a CDS encoding lipopolysaccharide assembly protein LapB — MTDLDRLIPWARTLGIPPGLLWFKLPEKPQSRSVPRVPSRTVVPSLPTAVQYAVLTPFDSALPLSDEPEMTTLHAFRAADRQIGGGHLYPTVTSYLQSTLAPRLFGTQTSRGSTSIFTAAGGFTEMAGWMAHDAGHDQLAHQHFRRSLALAQMGDDPQFAAHVYASMSHLSLHQDEPDQAISLARQGHATLGDAPPAPALSARLYAMEARGLAARADGAACADSLKKAEKALERSADESPSPWVSPFDSGSLASEVARCMRQLGKLAEAERQARHIIELRADSHTRSRVFAKLLLVTVLIAQGRSDEACSQVHEILDLIQGLSSHLVTQQLDELYTLLVPYRTNTTVAELMPSLEGTLRGRRDLYSWLSNGTTEAG; from the coding sequence GTGACCGACCTCGATCGCCTCATCCCATGGGCCCGTACGCTCGGCATCCCACCTGGCCTGCTGTGGTTCAAGCTCCCGGAGAAACCCCAGTCGCGATCAGTGCCGCGCGTTCCATCGCGCACCGTCGTTCCATCGCTTCCCACCGCCGTGCAGTACGCCGTACTCACTCCGTTCGACAGCGCCCTGCCGTTGAGCGACGAACCGGAAATGACGACGCTTCACGCCTTCCGCGCGGCAGACCGGCAGATCGGCGGCGGACACCTTTACCCCACGGTCACCAGCTACCTGCAGTCCACACTCGCCCCCCGACTGTTCGGTACCCAGACAAGCCGCGGGAGTACGAGCATCTTCACCGCAGCAGGCGGCTTTACCGAGATGGCAGGCTGGATGGCTCACGACGCAGGCCACGACCAGCTCGCCCACCAGCACTTCCGCCGCTCCCTGGCCTTGGCCCAGATGGGCGATGACCCGCAGTTCGCCGCCCACGTCTACGCCAGCATGAGCCATCTGTCCCTGCACCAAGACGAACCCGACCAGGCCATATCCCTGGCACGCCAAGGCCACGCCACGCTCGGCGACGCACCGCCAGCGCCGGCACTCTCCGCACGGCTCTACGCGATGGAAGCACGCGGCTTGGCGGCCCGAGCCGACGGAGCCGCCTGCGCAGACTCACTGAAGAAGGCCGAAAAAGCGCTCGAACGCTCCGCCGACGAGAGCCCATCACCGTGGGTGAGTCCGTTCGACTCGGGCTCGCTAGCAAGCGAAGTCGCCCGCTGCATGCGCCAACTCGGCAAGCTGGCCGAAGCCGAGCGCCAGGCCCGACACATCATCGAGCTCCGTGCCGACAGCCACACACGCAGTCGAGTCTTCGCCAAACTGCTCCTGGTGACCGTGCTCATCGCCCAAGGAAGATCAGACGAGGCGTGCTCCCAAGTACACGAGATACTCGACCTGATCCAGGGGCTGAGTTCACACCTCGTGACACAACAACTAGACGAGCTTTACACACTACTGGTGCCGTACCGCACAAACACCACAGTCGCCGAGCTCATGCCCAGCCTAGAAGGTACCCTCCGAGGCCGACGGGATCTCTACAGTTGGCTAAGCAACGGGACCACCGAAGCAGGTTAG
- a CDS encoding NUDIX hydrolase, whose product MPPEEPLYERDPEAWRAHLAEGNATQPRKRVGADALIRDTAGQILLVDPKYKPDWDLPGGMSEANEPPTETVRRELKEELNLDRRPRQLLCIDWVPPHGPWDDCLMFIFDGGVLDDHQITGLIVNDDELRSFKFCTKDEAAMRLRPYVWRRAHAAMKSLEVSKIFYLQDGH is encoded by the coding sequence ATGCCTCCAGAAGAACCGCTCTACGAGCGAGACCCCGAGGCATGGCGCGCCCATCTCGCCGAGGGCAACGCCACTCAGCCTCGCAAACGCGTAGGCGCCGACGCCCTCATCCGGGACACAGCAGGCCAAATACTCCTGGTCGACCCAAAATACAAGCCCGACTGGGACCTACCCGGCGGCATGAGCGAAGCCAACGAGCCCCCTACCGAGACCGTCCGCCGGGAACTGAAGGAAGAGCTCAACCTCGACCGACGCCCCAGGCAACTCCTGTGCATTGACTGGGTACCGCCGCACGGCCCCTGGGACGACTGCCTCATGTTCATTTTCGACGGCGGCGTACTGGACGACCACCAGATCACCGGACTAATCGTCAACGACGACGAGCTTAGGTCCTTCAAGTTCTGCACCAAAGACGAAGCCGCCATGCGCCTTCGTCCATACGTCTGGCGGCGTGCACACGCAGCCATGAAAAGCTTGGAAGTAAGCAAAATCTTCTACCTGCAGGACGGACATTAG
- a CDS encoding SIR2 family protein: MIDLNELCSLVDPASTTLLLGAGASMPSGAPSGASLARSLAKELDPVPDGNDLAEISGIYEIRRGRRPLVESVRKKLTPLEPSGGLLALPVYNWHEIYSTNFDQLVEKSYRRANGNLEVIKSNFDFSTPRSLVGTTTLFKIHGCISEDIALGNKGRLLLTERDYDELEQYRQSLWQALALSMTTTDTLILGQSLQDTHLRDLAKETARLRDKQGTAGRIFLLSYEQDRDRAQLLEQKGFRVAFGSLDEFMYVLGAKDKRDARLVHTSTSSDPDDLPPELATVTTDVAHAAALMSDAARLFNGSPATYADISAGLTIPRAVELELLDTMVSANGYSLVITGVAGVGKTCLARRLLFKQYKDGASCWEHRESYPLDVAAWLLVEESLRAAGRRGFLLIDNCMRRMTELNKLVEIFSRIPDPALRLVLTANKNQWQSRSKAPYFFSKGRVENLSILTEGDLEQLVNLVEHQPSIRRLVEQHFALLSRQQRIKRLRDRCSAEMYVCLKNIFGSERLDDILLREYAELKVEEQEIYRHVAVLQAMDAKVHRQLIIRLLNVDAGTLSTLLSIMEGIITEYDIDPRSGLFGWATRHDVIADVIATYKFTDQQELFNLLSRLIDGINPAVWLELETARAICTTEWGIQRLSNYEDQVTLLQKMISKLPAERTPRRRLIRKYLDLSMLDSAAQEMQIAAQEIGQDHIIDRYKVILALRRAEDTPGILEEDRMAMLQTAWSSGLNCVSRNPRDRHSYRILAEAGAAIMKRARNPEFLDEAIVRMREAEREILDPELSRDRRQYEQMSRNFSYLR; the protein is encoded by the coding sequence GTGATCGACCTAAACGAGCTCTGCTCCTTGGTGGACCCCGCTAGCACGACTTTGCTTCTTGGGGCGGGGGCATCTATGCCTTCGGGGGCCCCCAGTGGAGCGAGTCTGGCGAGAAGTCTGGCGAAAGAACTGGATCCTGTCCCCGACGGCAATGATCTGGCCGAGATCTCAGGGATCTATGAGATACGTAGAGGTCGACGCCCGCTAGTCGAGAGTGTTCGGAAGAAGCTCACGCCCCTTGAGCCATCAGGTGGACTTCTTGCACTCCCCGTCTACAACTGGCACGAAATATATAGCACCAATTTTGATCAACTGGTTGAAAAAAGTTACCGCCGCGCCAATGGAAATCTCGAGGTCATAAAATCCAACTTTGACTTTTCGACACCAAGAAGTCTTGTCGGTACGACTACGCTATTCAAGATTCACGGTTGCATCAGTGAAGATATCGCACTCGGGAACAAGGGACGTCTGCTCCTGACGGAACGGGATTATGACGAGTTGGAGCAGTACAGGCAAAGCCTGTGGCAAGCTCTTGCCCTGTCTATGACCACCACTGATACCCTAATTCTGGGACAATCTCTACAAGATACACACTTGAGAGATCTGGCAAAAGAGACAGCTCGACTACGAGACAAGCAGGGCACCGCGGGCCGGATCTTCCTCCTCTCTTACGAGCAGGACAGGGATCGAGCTCAACTCCTGGAGCAAAAAGGATTCAGAGTTGCATTTGGCTCACTAGACGAGTTCATGTATGTGCTAGGAGCTAAGGATAAGAGGGATGCACGGCTCGTGCATACGAGTACGTCGAGCGACCCTGACGATCTCCCGCCTGAACTTGCTACCGTCACGACAGATGTTGCTCACGCTGCGGCTCTTATGTCAGATGCTGCGCGGCTATTTAATGGTTCACCAGCTACTTACGCAGACATCTCCGCCGGCCTGACAATCCCGAGGGCAGTCGAGCTTGAACTACTCGATACTATGGTGAGCGCCAACGGGTACTCCTTGGTTATCACTGGGGTTGCTGGTGTGGGCAAGACGTGTCTGGCAAGGCGCCTGCTCTTCAAGCAGTACAAGGATGGGGCGTCATGCTGGGAACACCGGGAGTCGTATCCGCTCGACGTTGCTGCTTGGTTGCTGGTCGAGGAGTCACTTCGTGCGGCGGGGCGACGAGGGTTCCTCCTCATCGACAACTGCATGAGGCGAATGACTGAGCTCAACAAACTCGTTGAGATTTTCAGTCGCATTCCCGATCCCGCGTTGAGACTGGTTCTCACGGCGAACAAGAACCAATGGCAATCTCGCTCAAAGGCGCCTTATTTTTTCAGCAAGGGACGCGTCGAAAATCTGTCGATTCTTACTGAAGGTGATCTGGAGCAACTAGTAAACCTAGTTGAGCATCAGCCATCGATTCGCCGCCTGGTGGAACAACATTTTGCCCTATTGAGCAGACAGCAGCGCATCAAGCGCTTGCGGGATCGCTGTAGCGCGGAAATGTATGTTTGCCTTAAGAACATATTTGGTAGCGAGCGGCTTGACGACATTCTTCTGCGAGAATATGCCGAGTTGAAGGTCGAGGAACAGGAGATCTACAGGCACGTCGCTGTCCTGCAAGCGATGGATGCCAAGGTGCATAGGCAGTTGATCATACGCCTTTTGAACGTTGATGCGGGTACTCTTTCGACGTTGCTCTCTATAATGGAGGGTATAATTACCGAATATGACATCGATCCCCGCAGTGGCCTCTTCGGCTGGGCCACAAGACACGATGTCATTGCTGACGTTATTGCTACCTATAAATTCACCGATCAACAAGAGTTGTTCAATTTGCTGAGCAGGCTGATCGACGGAATAAATCCAGCGGTTTGGCTAGAGCTTGAAACCGCTCGAGCGATCTGTACTACTGAATGGGGAATTCAGCGACTCAGCAATTATGAAGATCAAGTTACTTTGCTGCAGAAAATGATTAGCAAGTTGCCGGCCGAACGAACTCCTCGTCGGCGTTTGATTAGAAAGTATCTCGATCTGTCAATGTTGGATAGTGCCGCCCAAGAGATGCAAATCGCCGCTCAAGAGATTGGGCAAGATCATATTATAGATCGCTACAAGGTGATTCTCGCCCTGCGGCGTGCTGAGGACACTCCGGGGATCCTTGAAGAAGACCGTATGGCTATGTTGCAAACCGCGTGGTCATCGGGCCTAAATTGCGTGTCGAGAAACCCCAGAGATCGCCATAGTTATCGAATACTCGCAGAAGCGGGTGCTGCGATCATGAAACGTGCCCGAAACCCCGAATTTCTGGACGAGGCGATCGTTCGTATGCGAGAAGCGGAGCGCGAGATCCTTGACCCGGAACTCTCGCGTGATCGACGCCAGTATGAGCAGATGAGCAGGAACTTCTCGTATCTGCGGTGA
- a CDS encoding transposase: protein MPHRPPRLPGPVCSRTRSTSGFGNPAAQQLPLRDPPGLRQDRQALKPIYTASNQEAVEEQSLEFQEARGGKCLAVIELWSDAWAEFVPFLRFDVEIRKVVRSTNAIGSMSARIRKAVRARETFPSEAAAMKCAYMALMSLDLTGKGRERGPYAGTRLSTPSRSSSGRLVPTAD from the coding sequence TTGCCCCATCGACCGCCGCGTCTACCCGGTCCTGTTTGTTCGCGGACGCGATCAACGTCAGGTTTTGGGAACCCTGCTGCGCAACAGCTTCCGTTACGCGACCCGCCAGGACTGAGACAAGATCGCCAGGCGCTCAAGCCAATCTACACGGCATCGAACCAGGAAGCGGTCGAGGAACAGTCCCTGGAGTTCCAGGAGGCCCGGGGCGGGAAGTGTCTGGCGGTCATTGAGCTCTGGTCGGACGCCTGGGCAGAGTTCGTGCCCTTCCTCCGCTTCGACGTCGAGATCCGCAAGGTCGTCCGCAGCACAAACGCGATCGGCAGCATGAGCGCGCGGATACGCAAGGCCGTCCGCGCCCGTGAAACCTTCCCGAGCGAGGCCGCAGCGATGAAGTGCGCCTACATGGCGCTGATGTCCCTGGACCTGACCGGCAAGGGCCGCGAGCGTGGACCATACGCTGGAACGCGCCTCTCAACGCCTTCCAGATCGAGTTCGGGCCGACTCGTCCCGACCGCCGACTGA
- a CDS encoding GNAT family N-acetyltransferase: MRGWPVTLTEGPVGLRPLRHRDAAVWRELRVRNADWLRPWEPTNPETPLFRSGLGPYVSMVHTMRREARQGLALPWVVTHEDDFVGQLTIGAIVWGSARSAQIGYWIDRQVAGRGVTPTAVALAVDHCFFTVGLHRLEANIRPENAASRRVVEKLGFREEGIRRRHLHIDGAWRDHICYALTVEDVPGGLRSRWLADRRRAFPRQ, from the coding sequence ATGCGGGGATGGCCGGTCACCCTGACCGAAGGTCCCGTGGGCCTGCGCCCGCTGCGGCATCGTGACGCCGCCGTCTGGCGCGAGCTGCGGGTTCGCAACGCCGACTGGCTGCGCCCCTGGGAGCCCACCAACCCCGAGACACCGCTGTTCCGCAGCGGCCTCGGCCCGTACGTCAGCATGGTCCACACCATGCGCCGCGAGGCCCGCCAGGGCCTCGCCCTGCCCTGGGTCGTCACCCACGAGGACGACTTCGTCGGCCAGCTCACGATCGGCGCGATCGTCTGGGGTTCGGCCCGCTCCGCCCAGATCGGCTACTGGATCGACCGCCAGGTCGCGGGCCGCGGCGTCACCCCCACCGCCGTCGCCCTCGCGGTCGACCACTGTTTCTTCACCGTCGGCCTTCACCGGCTCGAGGCGAATATCCGTCCCGAGAACGCCGCCAGCCGCCGCGTCGTCGAAAAACTGGGATTCCGCGAAGAGGGAATTCGACGCCGGCACCTGCACATCGACGGCGCTTGGCGGGACCACATCTGCTACGCCCTCACCGTCGAGGACGTCCCCGGTGGCCTGCGCTCCCGCTGGCTCGCGGACCGCCGCAGAGCATTTCCCCGACAGTGA
- a CDS encoding molybdenum cofactor biosynthesis protein B, translating to MKAMAVTVSNRAAAGVYPDRSGPVLVEMLSDLGCQVDGPVVVPDGEPVEDVLRDAVEQGYDVVVTTGGTGLTPTDRTPEMTRRVLDREIPGIAEAIRMDNRDKVPTAILSRGLAGISGRTLIVNLPGSTGGVRDGMTVLGRVLAHAVDQVHGGDHKK from the coding sequence ATGAAGGCGATGGCCGTCACCGTCTCGAACCGCGCCGCCGCCGGCGTGTACCCCGACCGCTCCGGGCCCGTCCTCGTCGAGATGCTCTCCGACCTCGGCTGCCAGGTGGACGGCCCCGTCGTCGTCCCCGACGGCGAACCCGTCGAGGATGTCCTGCGCGACGCCGTCGAACAGGGCTACGACGTCGTCGTCACCACCGGCGGCACCGGCCTCACCCCCACCGACCGGACACCGGAGATGACCCGCCGCGTCCTCGACCGCGAGATCCCCGGCATCGCCGAGGCCATCCGCATGGACAACCGCGACAAAGTTCCCACGGCAATCCTTTCCCGGGGCCTCGCGGGCATTTCCGGCCGCACCCTCATCGTCAACCTGCCCGGCTCGACCGGCGGCGTCCGCGACGGCATGACCGTCCTCGGCCGCGTCCTCGCCCACGCCGTCGACCAGGTCCACGGCGGCGACCACAAAAAATAG
- the moaC gene encoding cyclic pyranopterin monophosphate synthase MoaC: protein MTEFSHLDDAGAARMVDVSGKDVSARTATATGFVRLSPECVSALRTGDVPKGDALSVARIAGIMGAKRVPDLVPLCHPIALHGVTVDLTIEDGGVAITAVTRTADRTGVEMEALTSVSTAALALVDMVKAVDPAAVITDVQVTEKTGGKHGRWSR, encoded by the coding sequence ATGACCGAGTTCTCCCACCTCGACGACGCGGGCGCCGCCCGCATGGTCGACGTCTCCGGCAAGGACGTCTCGGCCCGCACCGCGACCGCCACCGGGTTCGTCCGGCTGTCCCCCGAGTGCGTCTCCGCGCTCCGGACCGGGGACGTCCCCAAGGGCGACGCCCTCTCGGTCGCCCGCATCGCCGGGATCATGGGCGCCAAGCGCGTCCCCGACCTCGTCCCGCTCTGCCACCCGATCGCGCTGCACGGCGTCACCGTCGACCTGACGATCGAGGACGGCGGAGTGGCGATCACCGCCGTCACCCGCACCGCCGACCGCACCGGCGTCGAGATGGAGGCCCTCACCTCGGTGAGCACGGCCGCGCTGGCGCTCGTCGACATGGTCAAGGCCGTCGACCCGGCCGCCGTGATCACCGACGTCCAGGTCACCGAGAAGACGGGCGGCAAGCACGGAAGGTGGAGCCGATGA
- the glp gene encoding gephyrin-like molybdotransferase Glp, giving the protein MRTVDEHLNDILGSVPVLPPLDLALLEAQGTVLAEPVSAPVPLPPFDNSAMDGYAVVASDVAGATETDPVTLPVVGDVVAGDPAVSALRPGLTARIMTGAPMPAGADAVIPVEWTDAGTARVRITRPAPSGHYIRRAGEDVREGQIVVPAGTLLRAPQLGMIAAVGTARVRVRPKPRIVVVSTGDELREPGSPLGHGQIWESNSFMLTVAVAEAGGVGYRQATVDDEPGSVRDMLEDQLARADAIVTSGGVSMGSRDVVKEVLTGTGTVKFHKVGMRPGKPQGFGLLEDTPIFTLPGNPVSAYVSFQVFVRPALRAMQGLPPEPLPTVSAVLSADLKSPAGLRHFLRGNLTYGEDGYTVDPSDVQGSHQLASLASANALITVPEATETLPAGSTVRVMRLPA; this is encoded by the coding sequence ATGAGAACGGTCGACGAGCATCTGAACGACATCCTCGGCAGCGTCCCGGTGCTGCCGCCGCTCGACCTCGCGCTGCTGGAGGCGCAGGGGACGGTCCTCGCCGAGCCCGTCTCCGCGCCCGTCCCGCTGCCCCCGTTCGACAACTCCGCGATGGACGGCTACGCCGTCGTCGCGTCCGACGTCGCGGGGGCCACCGAAACCGACCCGGTGACCCTGCCGGTCGTCGGCGACGTCGTCGCGGGCGACCCGGCGGTGTCGGCGCTGCGCCCCGGGCTGACCGCGCGGATCATGACCGGCGCGCCGATGCCCGCCGGGGCCGACGCGGTGATCCCCGTGGAGTGGACGGACGCCGGGACGGCGCGCGTCCGGATCACCCGGCCCGCGCCGTCCGGGCACTACATCCGGCGCGCGGGCGAGGACGTCCGGGAGGGGCAGATCGTCGTGCCCGCCGGCACCCTCCTCCGCGCGCCGCAGCTCGGCATGATCGCCGCCGTCGGGACGGCCCGGGTGCGGGTGCGCCCGAAGCCGCGCATCGTCGTCGTGTCCACCGGGGACGAACTGCGCGAACCGGGCTCGCCGCTCGGGCACGGCCAGATCTGGGAGTCCAACAGCTTCATGCTGACCGTCGCCGTCGCCGAAGCGGGCGGCGTGGGCTACCGGCAGGCCACCGTGGACGACGAGCCGGGCTCGGTCAGAGACATGCTGGAAGACCAGCTCGCCCGCGCGGACGCCATCGTCACGTCCGGTGGCGTCTCCATGGGCTCCCGGGACGTGGTCAAGGAAGTGCTCACCGGCACCGGAACCGTGAAATTCCACAAGGTCGGCATGCGCCCGGGCAAACCACAGGGCTTCGGCCTCCTGGAAGACACGCCCATCTTCACGCTCCCCGGGAACCCGGTGAGCGCATATGTGTCGTTCCAAGTGTTCGTACGCCCGGCCCTACGCGCCATGCAGGGGCTCCCACCGGAGCCTTTGCCCACGGTAAGCGCCGTCCTCTCCGCCGACCTCAAGTCCCCTGCGGGCCTCAGGCACTTCCTGCGCGGCAACCTCACCTACGGCGAGGACGGCTACACCGTCGACCCTTCCGACGTGCAGGGCTCGCACCAGCTGGCGTCCCTCGCCTCCGCTAACGCGCTCATCACCGTCCCCGAAGCCACCGAGACCCTCCCGGCGGGCAGCACCGTCCGCGTGATGAGATTGCCCGCATGA
- the galU gene encoding UTP--glucose-1-phosphate uridylyltransferase GalU, translating to MTDIAPVTKAVVPAAGLGTRFLPATKATPKEMLPVVDKPAIQYVVEEAVDAGLSDVLMVTGRSKRSIEDHFDRAYELEEALRAKGDDGRLAAIRESSELAIMHYVRQGEPRGLGHAVHCARQHVGHEPFAVLLGDDMIDARDKLLQRMIEVRGRYGGSVVALMEVPADQVSAYGCAAIEATGEDDVVRISDLVEKPSVEEAPSNWIVIGRYVCDPAVFDVLEKTPPGRGGEIQLTDALRTLADMSAEAGGGVYGVKFRGRRYDTGNKLEYLRTVVEFAAERPDLAPEFLPWLREFVRTHDGVGGDGNA from the coding sequence ATGACTGATATCGCACCAGTGACCAAGGCGGTCGTCCCGGCGGCCGGGCTCGGTACCCGATTCTTGCCCGCCACCAAGGCGACGCCCAAGGAGATGCTGCCCGTCGTCGACAAACCGGCGATCCAGTATGTCGTCGAGGAGGCCGTGGACGCCGGGCTCAGCGACGTCCTCATGGTCACCGGCCGCAGCAAGCGGTCCATCGAGGACCACTTCGACCGAGCCTACGAGCTCGAGGAGGCGCTGCGCGCCAAGGGCGACGACGGACGCCTCGCCGCGATCCGCGAGTCCAGCGAGCTCGCGATCATGCACTACGTCCGGCAGGGCGAGCCGCGCGGGCTCGGGCACGCGGTGCACTGCGCCCGCCAGCACGTCGGGCACGAGCCGTTCGCCGTCCTGCTCGGCGACGACATGATCGACGCCCGCGACAAGCTGCTGCAGCGGATGATCGAGGTCCGCGGCCGGTACGGCGGCAGCGTCGTGGCGCTGATGGAGGTGCCCGCCGACCAGGTCTCCGCCTACGGCTGCGCCGCCATTGAGGCCACCGGCGAGGACGACGTCGTGCGGATCAGCGACCTGGTCGAGAAGCCCTCCGTCGAGGAGGCGCCCAGCAACTGGATCGTCATCGGCCGCTACGTCTGCGACCCGGCCGTGTTCGACGTGCTGGAGAAGACCCCGCCCGGCCGCGGCGGTGAGATCCAGCTCACCGACGCGCTGCGCACCCTGGCCGACATGTCCGCCGAGGCGGGCGGCGGCGTGTACGGCGTGAAGTTCCGCGGGCGCCGCTACGACACCGGCAACAAGCTCGAGTACCTGCGGACCGTCGTGGAGTTCGCCGCCGAACGCCCCGACCTGGCCCCGGAGTTCCTGCCGTGGCTGCGCGAGTTCGTCCGGACGCACGACGGCGTGGGCGGCGACGGGAACGCCTGA
- a CDS encoding 5-formyltetrahydrofolate cyclo-ligase has protein sequence MAPQARAEAGRALRDALLPVPEVEMAGTIAAYVSIDPEPDTRGLLFALWKRGTYVLLPRLLPDGDLDWASYEGPDSLAPGPRGCLEPTEPPRGPGAVASADVVLTPAVAVDGTGVRLGRGGGSYDRALARVGPAILTVALVYDDELLPAVPAEPHDRRVRAVATPSRGLVRLDRPGRT, from the coding sequence ATGGCGCCCCAAGCGCGCGCGGAAGCGGGCCGGGCACTGCGCGACGCGCTGCTGCCGGTGCCCGAGGTGGAAATGGCGGGGACGATCGCCGCGTACGTCTCGATCGACCCGGAACCGGACACCCGCGGGCTGCTCTTCGCCCTGTGGAAGCGCGGGACGTACGTGCTGCTGCCGCGGCTGCTCCCGGACGGCGATCTCGACTGGGCGTCCTACGAGGGCCCGGACTCGCTCGCGCCCGGCCCCCGGGGATGCCTGGAGCCGACCGAGCCGCCGCGCGGCCCCGGGGCCGTGGCCAGCGCGGACGTCGTCCTGACCCCGGCCGTCGCGGTGGACGGGACGGGCGTGCGGCTCGGTCGCGGCGGCGGGTCCTACGACCGCGCGCTCGCCCGCGTGGGGCCCGCGATCCTGACGGTGGCGCTGGTGTACGACGACGAACTGCTCCCGGCGGTCCCCGCGGAGCCGCACGACCGGCGCGTCCGGGCCGTCGCCACGCCGTCGCGGGGGCTGGTGCGGCTCGACCGACCGGGCCGGACGTGA